Proteins encoded in a region of the Candidatus Moanabacter tarae genome:
- a CDS encoding Glycosyl hydrolase family 109 protein 1 has translation MSNETEKIMGFDETDPGKLENKSWEPVSDRKIRVGIAGYGICQFGASFGFQSHPNVDVVAVTDLDPEGCRKLAEATHCQNTYSCFEDMIGNDQVEAVFIATDAPSHARLSILALERGKHVGCAVPATFGSLEEADALYEAVKTTGMRYMMFETSAFRPDCYIMRKAFDTGLLGRIVYSQGEYYHYFREALGSHEKWRTGMPPMWYPTHSTAYYIAVTGGYYTDVSCLGFRGNIGHYQMGENRYHNLFDSETALLKTDQGGMSRMNVTFGAAGSGGERGEVHGEFGTVVGTEFSPKDKIKNPDLFTKPQLPPGMEAGGHGGSHGYLTDEFITSILEDRDPLINIAWSLNMTVPGIIAHESALRDGEWMKVPYYSWPK, from the coding sequence ATGTCGAACGAAACAGAAAAAATCATGGGATTCGATGAAACGGATCCTGGTAAGCTAGAAAACAAAAGCTGGGAGCCTGTGTCCGATCGAAAAATTCGGGTAGGTATTGCGGGATATGGCATCTGCCAATTCGGAGCAAGTTTCGGGTTTCAGAGTCATCCAAATGTGGATGTTGTCGCGGTGACGGATCTGGATCCGGAAGGGTGTCGAAAACTAGCCGAAGCCACTCATTGCCAAAATACCTATTCCTGCTTCGAGGATATGATCGGCAATGATCAAGTTGAAGCCGTATTCATTGCTACAGATGCTCCAAGCCATGCACGATTGAGTATTCTGGCTCTAGAGCGTGGAAAACACGTCGGCTGCGCCGTCCCTGCAACTTTTGGATCACTGGAAGAAGCGGATGCCCTTTACGAAGCGGTGAAAACAACTGGAATGCGGTACATGATGTTCGAAACTTCAGCCTTCCGGCCTGATTGTTACATAATGAGGAAGGCCTTTGATACCGGGCTCTTGGGGCGCATTGTGTATTCTCAAGGAGAGTACTATCATTATTTCAGAGAAGCGCTTGGCTCGCACGAAAAATGGCGAACAGGTATGCCTCCAATGTGGTACCCGACTCACTCTACTGCTTACTACATAGCGGTAACGGGTGGTTATTACACCGATGTTTCCTGTTTGGGGTTTAGGGGTAATATTGGCCATTACCAGATGGGCGAAAATCGATATCATAACCTGTTCGATAGCGAAACGGCTCTGCTCAAAACAGATCAAGGAGGAATGTCGCGTATGAATGTTACTTTTGGTGCAGCTGGGTCCGGCGGAGAACGTGGTGAAGTTCATGGCGAATTTGGGACGGTGGTTGGGACCGAATTCTCTCCAAAAGACAAGATCAAGAACCCCGATCTGTTTACCAAGCCGCAATTGCCGCCGGGAATGGAAGCTGGTGGACATGGAGGATCCCACGGTTATTTGACCGATGAATTTATAACTTCTATTCTCGAGGATCGAGACCCCCTCATAAACATTGCCTGGTCGTTGAATATGACGGTGCCCGGAATCATTGCTCATGAATCGGCTCTTCGGGATGGGGAGTGGATGAAAGTTCCTTACTACAGTTGGCCGAAATGA
- the nfo_1 gene encoding endonuclease 4: MGKNWKWATTGFGLTSKTHDQIIELCGVAGLDGIEGTVPLFKGLNDSQLGAVAIKYQNAGIKIETFHLPFSLEDDITSFYETIRRRAVETCRTWMERSTILGATIGIQHPGTNRLNVDLEGIDNYMRQLEKSLKELLPAAEQLNLTLALENLPPGENGPRLGSRPEHFERFSKAFRHPNLGFVLDTGHALMSGDSDAVDEFHKVMAPYMVAYHLADNAGDRDSHLAPGHGLVDWGMVFKRAAEIGYSGCMCIETAPFAPGPNGTYSDDAWKQMVEDTEVLVVEALGSES, encoded by the coding sequence ATGGGGAAAAATTGGAAATGGGCGACAACAGGATTCGGGCTAACAAGTAAAACTCATGACCAAATCATCGAGCTTTGTGGTGTGGCGGGCTTAGATGGCATCGAAGGGACAGTACCTCTGTTTAAGGGATTGAATGATTCCCAGTTAGGAGCTGTTGCGATAAAGTACCAGAACGCCGGAATCAAGATAGAAACTTTTCATCTCCCCTTCTCTCTGGAGGATGATATTACTTCGTTCTATGAGACGATACGACGGCGAGCTGTGGAAACTTGCAGGACTTGGATGGAGCGGAGCACGATACTAGGGGCAACGATTGGCATCCAACATCCAGGAACGAATCGGCTGAATGTTGATTTAGAAGGGATTGATAATTACATGAGGCAACTGGAGAAGAGCCTGAAGGAGTTACTGCCTGCAGCCGAGCAACTGAATCTCACCCTAGCTTTGGAGAATCTTCCTCCCGGGGAGAATGGTCCTAGACTCGGCTCTCGTCCGGAACATTTTGAACGCTTTTCCAAAGCCTTTCGTCATCCGAATTTAGGCTTCGTACTCGATACTGGCCATGCTTTGATGTCCGGCGATTCTGACGCGGTGGATGAATTTCACAAAGTTATGGCTCCCTACATGGTGGCCTATCATCTGGCCGATAATGCTGGTGACCGGGATTCACACCTTGCCCCAGGACATGGGCTGGTTGATTGGGGCATGGTGTTTAAACGTGCGGCAGAAATCGGATACTCCGGATGTATGTGTATCGAAACCGCACCATTTGCTCCTGGACCAAACGGAACTTACAGCGATGATGCCTGGAAACAGATGGTGGAGGATACAGAAGTTTTGGTGGTGGAAGCTTTAGGTTCGGAGAGTTGA